The DNA region TTTCAATGATCGTTAATGTTGGAAATGCTTCAACCGCTTTTGCTTTTAATAAATTAATTAAATTTCCTTGTAAATTAGTAACCAAAATTGCTTTTTGAATTGTAGGTTGATTAACAATTGGCCACGTATAAACATAAGACAACAAAACAAGGGTAAATTCTAAATAGTTCCGTGGCAATAACTTTTTATTAATACAACATTCAATATTCTCAAGGTTATCATAACATAACTTAAATAAATTTTGATATTCAACCTTGTGATTAATAAAGTTTTGTTTAAAAACAATTGACGCATCATCAAATAAAAAATAATTTCATTGTTGTTTAAAAAACAAAACATGACTTAATAAATCAGAAAGCGCTAACTCTTTATCAGTTAAATAACCAAGATTATTCATATTATCCAACATTTCTGACAAAACCTTTTTTACTTGCAATGTTTCAACATCAGCAATCTTTTCTTCTGGTAAAATATCATAACGATTTATCATTAACATTCCTAAAAAAGTTTTTTCAAATTGACTATTATTAAATGTTATATCAAATGTTTGTTGTAATTCATTAATAATTTGTGTGGCAATTTGAAATGAGCGCAAATGAAAGTATGGATGGTTTTTAATAAAATTATCTTCAATATTAAAATCTTTTCAATTATTTTTAATTGACAACATTAAAAAATACAAGATTAAACTATATGTATTAAAATCTAAATCCATTATCAAAATTTGATCATAATATTTTGTCAAAATATGACAAATCTTCTCGTACGTTTCTTCAGAATATTCTAAGTTTAATTTTGAAAACATACAGTTTAATATTAAATTTTTACTCTTATGATTATTATTAATGTAAACTACTAAATTAACAATTAGTCTTCGAATTGCTAACAAATTGCCATCTAAATAATAACCTTCCCCTTTATTACGAATGACAATATCAGTATGATGTTCACTTAAAATATGGTTTAATTTTGCCACATTTTTAAAAATACTACTAACACTAATTTCAAAAATTTTACGTAACTCACTAATTTTAGTGTATTTATTAATTACAAATAAAATCATAAAAATAATAAGTTGATTTTTTGCTGTAATAAAAACATTTGTTTCATTAACCATAATATTATAAATATTAAGAAACTCATCTTCTTGTAAATTATTAATATCTAACGTTAAGTTTTTTGTTGCCAAATAATTATTAATATGTTTTAAATGATAATAAAAATAACCTTTTGACATTTTATTATCATTTAAAAAATTTTTAACTTTTCTATATGGTATATCAATTCAAAGCTTAATTAATTCTAATATCTCTAGGTCTTTATAATCAAGCATAATTCTGTTCCTCCCTAATTTATATTAAGCAAAAGCTACTTGCCAAGTACAATATCCATTTATCCGTGCATTAGGATTTTGATCAGTTTTGTTTCCAGAAAATTTTATTGTTACTTGATCAAACGGTAAAATATGTCCTGGTTCAATATCATTTACAGCAATTGTATAATCATTTTCCATATTCGTTTTCCCCTGTTTTGCATAATATACTTTTTGCGAAATAAAAATACTTTGTGCAATGTTATCAAGAAACTGATAAATTAATTGACATTCTTGCTTTGTTAACGGTTTTGTTTTATCAATCCCATAAAAACTAACAGCATCACCATAACCACTTAATGTTGCATCATTCCCATTATCTGAACTATATAAAACAATTGTAATATGTTTACTATTAGTTGTTCGTCACGTTAATGGTTTTAAGTAAACTGATAAAAATGTGTCTGTTAAATCACCAGGAACAAAACTTGGGATAGTAACAGAATAATCAATTCCCGCTTGTAAATAACTATCTTTTCATTCTGAAGTAATCACATTTTTTATTATTAATAATAATTCTTGATATTTTGCTGTTATTTCCTGATTTGTTACATGACTTGAGTCATTAACTTTAAAATCATAATAATCAAGTAATGCGATGTTCTTTAAATCATATGTTGTTTGATTATTTATTAATCAAATTTTTATTTCTTTCGTTCCTTTTAAATTGCTATTAATCCCTTTAATTTTAACATCTAGATACTTTCTATTTTCTTTATTTTTTGCTAAAGTTACAAATGTTATCTTATAATCAATGTTAAGTTCGTACACAATATTAACTCAATTATTTTTAATTGTTGTCTGTAAATATTGATTAAACTTAGTCTTAATTTGTTCTAGTACCACTGGGTCGATATCATCAATTATGTTAATTTGATCAATATTTGCAACATATTCAGAATAATCATCAAGTTTTAGCTTCCTAAAATCAATCACTGGTAACGAACATTTAATTGCTGTCGTATAAAACAATTGACAAGCTTTATAATCTCAACTATAAACATGATTTGCATTTAGTTTTGGAAAAATCTTATAAAGCATAATCTTAAAATCACCAGTTTTATTTGTTTGGTTCTCAGTTCCTAATTCAACTAAAACCATTTTTTCAGTTGGTGACACTAATGGATCTGTAACTAATAATTTATCAGTCAAATTATTAAATTGAAAAAGTTGATCTAGCGCAATATTATTATTCGCATTAACCTTTAATGCTTTCATTGTAAAAGCATCATTTTGATAAAAAATATCATTATTAAAAACTTGATTTCAATTCTCAATTGAATCTTCTTTCTTTAATTGAGAAACGCTAATATTATTATCATAATTACTTGGATGACAACTAATCATTGTCATTGCTAATGAACTAGCTAGTGCGATGGCGCCGAGCATATTTAATAATTTTTTCATGCTTTTTCTTCTCCTTTTTGGACTGCTGCTGATTAATATGTGATTTTTCTTGAAGATATCCTAACCGTGCTAATTTTAGTTTTAATTGTGCCAAATCATTTTTAATTTCTTTTAAATAAATTACAATAACGTTATTTTGTAATGTATATGCAAAGAATTCATTCATATTCATATTATAATCCATTGTCGCAATAAATTCCTCATTTTCCGCGTGATAGATAAAAGAAATATTATTTGCTTGAAAATATTTAAGAAGTAATTTATTATTTGAAACTTTAATACAATAATCCGAATGTTGGCGAAAAAGATCATATGTTCCACTATAAAGCATTTTACCATCACTAATAATTGTACAATCATCAATAATGGATTCAAGTTCATCAATCATATGGGTTGTTAAAAAAATTGTTTTACCAAGTTGTTTTTGTAACATTAAAAAGTGATAAAATCGAACACGATTTTTATAATCTAAGTTTGCCCCTGGCTCATCAAAAATCATAATTGCTGGATTATTAATCATTGAGTGAATAATCATAATCCGATTTTTCATTCCTGATGAATAAGATTTTAATTTTTTATGACGATGTTCTCATAAACCAAAATATATCATTAAATTTTTAATATTATATTGTAAATAATTTTTTGGAATTGATGACAAATCACCTAGTAAATTTAAAAATTTATAAGCTGTCAATTCACTTGGGAATTCTTCAAGGTTAGTTGAAAAACCTAATTTTAATTTTGCCTTTGATTTTGTTGCTTTATAATTATCAATTAAAATTTTGCCCTTATAAGTTGGTAATGCCCCAATAATTGACTTAATAATAACTGACTTTCCACTGCCTGATTCTCCAATCAAGGCATGTAAAGTCCCACTATTGACTTTAAAATTAACATTCTTAAGTGAGAAATTTTTAAATTTTTGCTGATAATTTTTTACTTCAATTGTTGCCATAGCATTCACCTCACCTTAAGAAATTTTTTTATATCGTCAGACTACTAAGGCACATAAATAAAAGCAACAACTTAAACCTAAGTATGCATAAATAACAACGATATTATTTTGGACTGTTTTTAAATTACTAAACTCAATCTTTTGGTCTTTATTAATTGTTAAAACATTCATTGGATAACTAAAAAAAGGATTTAATTCTTGATCAAAATCAATTTGACCAATTAAATTAGGATCAAAGTAATAATCACCATAGTAACCTAGCAAAAATGTTCATAATTGACAAAAATGCTCAAAAACATTAAATTTATTAATAATTTGATATTCTTGCATAATATTTTGATACTTTTGAAATGATAGAACATTTCCATTAAGATCTTGTTTCAATGAATCATTTTTTAAATAATCTAAGTTAAGAACAATTTCTCTAATTGAATCTTCTAATGATCTAATTGCAAAAAAAACTGGATTTAAAAACAAATTATTAAATTCATCTCGTTCTTTTTGACCAAAAACATAATCATTTGGGCGAAGAAAAACTTGAGTAATTTCAGTTGTATCAATTATCGTATATTTAGTAACCCCACTTGCCGATTGATATGAAACATATGATGAATCCGTTGGTTTAACTGCTGGTGGATCATTTGGGTTACTAATAAAATCCATTAGTTCATTTACTTTAATATTTATTGTATTCATAAAGCCTGTTAACCCATCGTGATATTGTTTTGCATAATCGTTAATCATTGCTAATAAATCACTTTCAACTGAAACATTACCAATTTTTTGGCTAATTTGATTTTGTAATTGGTCTAATGAAATAAAACGATGATTTTGAATTAAATAAATTGTTGATGGACCAACAATATCATTATGGTCAAATCATGAAATAATATTTGTGTTAAAAGTTTTTGTTAATTCATTTCGATCAATTAGTCCCAAATCTTGATAAAATTGCCAACGATTCTCCTGATTATTTTGACTATGAAAATCTTTAATTTCATTAAAGTCTCATTTATTATAAAAATCATCAAAAATAGTTTTTGTTAAATTAGGATATTTAATTAAATTATGTTCTAGAAAATTTTTAAAACGTGTCGCTTGATTAACCTTCATCAAACTAAGTGATACATTCCCATCTGAATCATTAAAATTAAAACTAATATTTTCAATTTTATATTTAATTAAAGTATAAGGTAATCCCCCTAAAATAAATAAACTACAAAAAATTGAGAAAATTAAAAAAACAATCCTTGTATTAAATAATGTAACTAAAAAAACAACACTATTAATTAACAAAAAACTAAATAATAAACTAAATAAAAATAATTTTAAACATAACTTGTTGAAGAAAACTGCTAAGTTTAACTTCTTACTAGCAATAAAGATATTTCCTAGCACTAAAAAAATAATAACTGATAACATAATTAAAAATAAAGTTGAAAAATAAATTACTAAATACTGAATTAAAATAATGGTTCGCCGAGCATATGGTTTTGTTAAAACTAACAAAAAGCTATTATCTTCAATCTGGTTACCAAACAACTTAATTGAAATTAATAAAATATATAAATATAGAAAAATACAATAAAATAATAGAACAAAAAACTGTAAATTATTAATTGTGCTATAAACATCAGTAGAAATTAAAAATAAAACAATTGGACTAATTACAACAAAAATTATTGTTAAAAAAAGAATTAAAATAGTAGAGAGAGAAGCAAATATTTTATTAAATAAATAACGATATAATTTAAAAATATTTGCTTTCTTTAATTTTCCTTTTTTATTGGTCTTAACAGTTCCTAATAATATTTTAGTTTTTGCAATCATACAATTTAAGCTTAAATTTCGCCATAATAAATTCCAGAAAAAATATAACCAATCCCTGGTGCTGATGAAAGATTAAACATAAAACCACCAACATTATATTCAATGTGTGGCCACATTAATTCTTTTAAAGCATAATAATTAAAGTGTAAGGCAACTTTATTTGTATCTAAGTTTGGAAAAATCTGTTGAAAAATAGGATCTTCTCACTTCGAAGAAGTTGAAATTGAATAATCATATAAAGTTGGAACCGTTGAATTAAATGAAATGCTTTTTAAAATATTTTGATTAATCTTAGGATATGTTAAATTAATTTTGTTAATAATTTTATTTGTCATATTATCAATCGCATTAGTAAATGTTTTGCTACTATTTTCTTCATAACTATTAAATTCATTTTGATCATTCATTTTAATTAAGAACCCCGTTATCCCAAAGCCTAAAACATCGGCCTCTCTAATCGTCGCGTTATCTCAAAACGCACCATTTTGAGCAAAAGTTTCACTAGCAATATTAGTAATATTATTTTCATAATCCGTAACTGTTGTATCATGAACAATGATAAATGGAATTTTTCATCTTGGTAATAAAACATTTTTATCTTCTCATTTTGTTAATTCAACTCGCCCAAAAGTATAAATTTTATTAAAATCATAATTTTTTGCAAAATCTTTATTATTTCAAACAAGATTATCACCTTGAGCATCAACTCAACTATTTGCAACATTATTTGTTAATGTATTCTGAAAACTAGTATTTCTTGTATTAAAATCACTAGTAATATTGCTTTGAAAATCATTATTACTGTATTTCCCTGATTCATTACCCATAAAATCTGTTGAATGATTAAAATAATTTTTTGCAAAATCATAATTATTAGGTTCTCAATTCCCTAATTCGTTCACTTCTTCAGGATATGTAACATTATCCAACTTAATTTCGTCTTCTTCTTGCTGCGCTGCTTTAGCTAATTTTGAAATAAATTCTTCGGTTAATGCTTTTGATAAGACCTTCTCATTATTACTAAAAGTAAAATTATAAATTGCATTTTGTCCCTTTTGGGGATCATAGGCTAAAGTCATTGTTTCAATAAAGTCTTTTACTTTATCAGCAGCATGACTCACTAATGAATAAAAAGGCGCATAACCATCATGATTAATTAAATAAAACTGTGTTGAATTTGTAGTAACGTTAATTGTTGTATTTTTTGTTGCTGCCAAATCATTATAAGTTAAGTTAAAACTAAAATTAGATATTTGAATTGAAAACCAATATTTTAATTTGTTAATATCAGTTGTCGTAAGAAAGTGTTCCTTATAATCTTGCACACTATCATACCCAAATAAAACATTTGGTGTTTTTGTTTGAGTTGGATCTCATCATAATGGTAATTTTTTATAAACTGTTTGATTAGCAACAACAATTGCTGTTTCGGGTTTAATTCCTTTAAAATATTGACCAATTGATTTATCATCAACTATTTTGGGAAAAACAGCCGTTTTTAAGATATTATTAATATATTTATTCAAGGGATCAATAAATTCTTTTTGGGTAATCGTTTCTGGTTTATCATCATTATAACTAAAAGTATTTTGCAAATCTGTTAAATATGTACTGACAGCAGAAATTAAATTGCTGTCTGTTAAATATGGACCATCACGATTTCCAAGTTTCAAATATTGTTGCAGATAATATTGAACTTTATTTTTAATTAAATTTTGAATTACTGTTGAATCATCAGAAGGATTATTTGCCTTATGATTACAAGCAACAATAGTTGAAGTTGATCCTCCCACTAAGGTAAGTGATCCTAACAAACATAATAGTTTTTTCATATTTTTTTCTCCTTTTTTAAACTAATAATATACTCGTGTTTTTGCAAACGAAACTGGATTTAATTGAAAATTAAAACCGGCAATATCTAAATAAATATATGCTTGAAACCAATGTTTAGCCGCTGCAAATAAAATATGCTTAGCTTGACGATCACCATCATGGCTATATCAAGCATTGTGGTATTTTGCAATATTATAATCAAAAATACTATTATAATTGCCATAGAAATCAAGAATTTTTGTAGAACTTAAATCAATTTGCTTTGCTGTCAAATCTGTTGTTAAACCATCTTTTAAAAAATCTAAGGCATTTAAGAATGTTTTTCCAGCACCATTTTTAGTATAACTATCAAATGTACTAGTACTTTTTAAATTGACTGAAAACATTAAGTGGTCATGATCAATTCATGCCAGATCCTCATTTGTTTCAATTTCAGCATTATTTCAAAAAACACCACCCTCCGCAAATAGATTACCCATTGTTGTTGATAAAGCTGAATACACTGCTGGTCGTGTCAAAGTACGAGTAATAACAAAAGGAATCTTAATTTTTGGCAAAATAATGTTATATAAAGACCAATTCTGTAAAACAATTGTTCCAAATTCAAAAGTATGATTTTGAATATCAGAAGTTAAGTCATAACTACTAGATGGATTTCATTTAAAGTTTAAAACATCAGTGTTTTTTCAATTGCTAATATCATTAGTTAACTTTGTTGTAAAAACTTTGTCCATTGTTAAAAAATCATTATTAAATTTTTCTGAAAACTGGGCAATTGAACCAATTGGAGTTACTTTTGTTTTGTCATCATAATTTAAATATGCTCTTGCAAAATAATCATTATTTGCTGTTAAAGAATTGCTACCGGGTAATTTATCTTCACCAATATCATAATTATCATTAGTATCAACAGTTGGATTGTTAATTTTAAAATCATCAACATCATAATGTAACGTATTAGACAAATAAGTTTTTAAATCATCAATTGAGTTTCGAATAAAATTATTTTGACTATTGCGAAATGAAAAATTATTTCCTAAATTATTTTGAATAATTGTGTATTTTCCTAACTGATTTGAAATTGGTTGAAAACTAGTATCAATTAAGCGTTCCAAAAATTTTTTTCCAACCCCATCAACAACATACAAATTAGTTGTTCATAAATTAATTTGTCTAGTTTCAATTTTATTTGTAAATTGATTGTAAAACGATAAATTAATAATTAAGTTTAATGCAATATATCCTAACTTTGTAAAGTGGTCTTGTACTGAATTATAATATTTAGCCCAGTCTTCGCGAGTATTGTATCCGAAAAGTTGCAACGTTTTATCATCACTTCAACCGTGAGGACCCGTTACATCTGGTGATCAATGATACGGCATTTGATAAATGTGTGACTGTGAAGTATTTACCTTTAAAACATCACTAGGATTAACTCCATTAATAAAACTATGAATATCACGATCAGGTAAAAGCAATTTTGTTACAATTTGATTTTTTAATTGTGTATTAACATAATCGGCAATTTTGTTAATAACTTTCTGATTTTCTAATGCAATTTTATTACTTTCTCGATAATTCTGATCCAAGGTATCTAGCACAATACTACCACCGGGACCAAAATTACTATCACCATCAATAACAGAATATTGATCTCCTAATGAAAGTGCATTATTAGTAATTGTTTGAATTCGGTTTTTAAATTCATTAATAATTTCGGAATTATCATCTGCTGGAGCCTTATTTTTTGGTGCACAAGAAATAATTGTTGTTACACCCACACATGATAAAGACATCGTTCCTAATATACTAAGTATTTTTTTCATTATTGCCTCCTTTTGTTAAATTAATTGTTTTTGCTTTAATTTGCTAAATACATTAAACAACAAATATGCCCACCCTCCGATAAATAAATTATCTCTACCCCCATTTAATTAAATCGTGCCTTGATAAACTTTGCCGTCAAATGTGCCAGCATATCATAAATTACAATTAAAATCTGCAACTAACACTGACAGTCTCTGTTTTAAATTAACTAATTTAATAATTTGGTCACTATTAGTAATCTTATAAATAATCCCATCTAAGGAACTTACAATTAATTCAGATGTTGCCAAATTAATTGTCATCATATTAACCACCGTCGGAAAAGATGCTAATAATTTCACATTATTATTAGCGACGGTTGCAATATTTCCTGTTCATAATTTATTATCTTTTGTTAAAGCAATTCATGTTCAATTATTTTTAACAACTAAGGAAAAAATCGGTGACTCCAAACTTGTTAAAAAATCAACACTATAATTATTATTAATATTTTTACTTAAACGATAAATGCCACCAGCAACAGTTGTTACTAAAAATTCATTGTCATTATAAATAATGAGATTATTAGCTTCAGAAATTGTTGCGATTGGTTTAATCGTAACTGTCCCATTATAATCTGTTGTTCCCAAGTTAATATTGTTTT from Spiroplasma sp. NBRC 100390 includes:
- a CDS encoding helix-turn-helix domain-containing protein; protein product: MLDYKDLEILELIKLWIDIPYRKVKNFLNDNKMSKGYFYYHLKHINNYLATKNLTLDINNLQEDEFLNIYNIMVNETNVFITAKNQLIIFMILFVINKYTKISELRKIFEISVSSIFKNVAKLNHILSEHHTDIVIRNKGEGYYLDGNLLAIRRLIVNLVVYINNNHKSKNLILNCMFSKLNLEYSEETYEKICHILTKYYDQILIMDLDFNTYSLILYFLMLSIKNNWKDFNIEDNFIKNHPYFHLRSFQIATQIINELQQTFDITFNNSQFEKTFLGMLMINRYDILPEEKIADVETLQVKKVLSEMLDNMNNLGYLTDKELALSDLLSHVLFFKQQWNYFLFDDASIVFKQNFINHKVEYQNLFKLCYDNLENIECCINKKLLPRNYLEFTLVLLSYVYTWPIVNQPTIQKAILVTNLQGNLINLLKAKAVEAFPTLTIIEIVPLLKFNENQEKYRDYLIISDNKAFLDVNAGIYFSLDMFDDNMEGLNLNNFIFNDFQTNSSIKTLIQKILDSKINKKHKIEALLQLTLKKDLQK
- a CDS encoding ATP-binding cassette domain-containing protein, with protein sequence MATIEVKNYQQKFKNFSLKNVNFKVNSGTLHALIGESGSGKSVIIKSIIGALPTYKGKILIDNYKATKSKAKLKLGFSTNLEEFPSELTAYKFLNLLGDLSSIPKNYLQYNIKNLMIYFGLWEHRHKKLKSYSSGMKNRIMIIHSMINNPAIMIFDEPGANLDYKNRVRFYHFLMLQKQLGKTIFLTTHMIDELESIIDDCTIISDGKMLYSGTYDLFRQHSDYCIKVSNNKLLLKYFQANNISFIYHAENEEFIATMDYNMNMNEFFAYTLQNNVIVIYLKEIKNDLAQLKLKLARLGYLQEKSHINQQQSKKEKKKHEKIIKYARRHRTS
- a CDS encoding ABC transporter permease, translating into MIAKTKILLGTVKTNKKGKLKKANIFKLYRYLFNKIFASLSTILILFLTIIFVVISPIVLFLISTDVYSTINNLQFFVLLFYCIFLYLYILLISIKLFGNQIEDNSFLLVLTKPYARRTIILIQYLVIYFSTLFLIMLSVIIFLVLGNIFIASKKLNLAVFFNKLCLKLFLFSLLFSFLLINSVVFLVTLFNTRIVFLIFSIFCSLFILGGLPYTLIKYKIENISFNFNDSDGNVSLSLMKVNQATRFKNFLEHNLIKYPNLTKTIFDDFYNKWDFNEIKDFHSQNNQENRWQFYQDLGLIDRNELTKTFNTNIISWFDHNDIVGPSTIYLIQNHRFISLDQLQNQISQKIGNVSVESDLLAMINDYAKQYHDGLTGFMNTINIKVNELMDFISNPNDPPAVKPTDSSYVSYQSASGVTKYTIIDTTEITQVFLRPNDYVFGQKERDEFNNLFLNPVFFAIRSLEDSIREIVLNLDYLKNDSLKQDLNGNVLSFQKYQNIMQEYQIINKFNVFEHFCQLWTFLLGYYGDYYFDPNLIGQIDFDQELNPFFSYPMNVLTINKDQKIEFSNLKTVQNNIVVIYAYLGLSCCFYLCALVVWRYKKIS